Below is a window of Candidatus Methanoperedens sp. DNA.
GCGGGGATACTGGACAAAGCGCGGGAGGTTTGACAGGACCATAATTACAGTGGATCCGAGAAGAAGTATCACCGCCGAAGCCTCTGATCTGCATATACAGCTTAAGCCCAATACGGATTATGAACTGCTCTCTGCTCTCCTCACGCTTCTGCACGGTAAGAAACCGCATCCTTCGGTTGAGGAAATAACCGGCGTTCCCATTTCTACTATGGAAGAAATGCTTGGGATGATGAAAAGCACAAACTTCGGGGCGATATATGTGGGACTGGGTATTGCATCCTCATACGGGAAGCACAGGAATGCAGAGCTTGCGTTTAACCTTGTAAAGGAACTCAATAACCACACCAAGTTCGTAATAGGAGCTCTACGCGGTCACTGCAATGTCGCAGGATTTAACCAGATAGCTTCTTATCTTTATGGCTACCCGTTCGGGATCGACTTTGCGCGCGGATTCCCGAGATACAATCCCGGCGAATACACGTCTGTTGATGTGCTAAGGGAAAAAGATGTAGATGCCGCATTTGTAATGTCTGCTGACCTTGTTTCTCACTTTCCTGCAACATGCGCGGAATACTTAAAGGAGATACCCATGGCGTGCATTGATATCGCCCCGTGCCCCACAACACTGGCTTCTGATGTCGTATTGCCCGGTGTTATCGATGCCATGGAATGCGATGGTACGTTCTACAGGCTGGATGATGTGCCTGTGTATTTCCAGCCATTCACGAAATCGCCTTTCGGGTTCACGCAGAGTAATGAGGATACGATGAAACAGTTATTTGAGAAGATAAAGAGGTTGAGATAAACAGCGAACTGATACGGACCCGGAACTAACTCTGGCTGGAGGTTTGTGAGTTGGTTACGGATTCGGGGGTACTTTTTTCGAGTTTTTTATTTCACTCCGCTTACCAAAATGCGTTGGCGACACGGGTTGATCATAAAAGATTCTTTATTGCACTACTTATATTCCAAACTTGTATAATATTCTCTTTCGATATTCTATCAAAATGTTTGTCGTTAGTAATCAATATCGCATTTTCCTGAAGACATGTGGCTGCATGAATAATATCAACAATATTATTTTTTGTAATGTATTGTGAACATGTTTTGATATAATTTTCACCGACTTCAACAACTTCCATTTTATCTTTTAATTTTTCTATCAAATAGGTCGTTGTTCCGGATTTAAATTTCTCGGAATACTTATCGAATTCCAATAAAAGCAGGTCGTTGCCCACAAGATGAATTTCCCTATTTGATATAAGTTCCAAAATTAAGTCAAGAGCACCAGCTTTCTTTTCGGGATTCTTGATCGCTGCAACAAATAAATTTGTATCAACCAAGAATTGCTGCATATCTCTTTTTGGCGACTTCATGCACTTCGGTTCTAACTTCAGAAACTATTTGATTTATATCTGCTCCTTTAAGTTCCTCTCTGAGCTTTTTCTCAATTTCATCTCTATCCAGTTTTTTGATCAATATTTTATCATCATCCAATTCAGTAATAAGAAGCGGCACATTTTTTGTTAAATGTAATTTTTTCCGAATGAATTCGGGAATGACGAGCCTTCCTGCATTGTCTATCGTTACTATTTCCATATTTACCAGCATGGTAATAATGGCATTTATGGTATTAAATCCTATCTGGTATCTTCGGGCTTGACTTCTCACAAGGTTTCCCGATATACAATCTCGGTGAATTCACATCTGTTGACGTGCTAAGGGAAAGGGACGTAGATGCCGCATTTGTAATGTCGGCTGACCTTGTTTCTCATTTCCCTGCAACATGCGCGGAATACCTGAAGGAAATACCCATGGCATGTATTGACATCGCTCCGTGCCCGACAACACTGGCTTCTGATGTCGTATTGCCCGGCGTTATCGACGCCATGGAATGCGACGGTACGTTCTACAGGCTGGATGGTGTGCCTGTATATTTCCAGCCATTCACGAAATCGCCTTTCGGGTTCTTTGTTATATTTTTATATATCAAACTGAAAATGTAATAGAAAGTCTCCACTGGCAAGGATATATTTAATGAGATGTAATGAAATATATAAAAACAAAATGTTGAGGCACTCAATGACCACACCCCGCATAAACATCCCCAAAGAAACCATAGCAGAATTCTGCAAAAAGTGGAAAATACGTGAATTCGCTTTTTTCGGTTCGGTACTCTGCGATGATTTTCGTCCGGACAGCGACATTGATGTACTTGTGACTTTCAGCGAAGATGCAAAGCATACACTGTTCGATCTCATCCACATGGAAAAAGAACTTAAAGAGATTTTTGGACGTGAAGTGGATATAGTCAGCCGCAGGGGAATTGAATCCAGCAGGAATTATATTCGGAAAAACGCTATTTTGAGTTCGGCGGAGGCTGTTTATGCAGCGTGACAGAGAATATATGATAGATATTCTTGAGGCTGCAAGTGAGATGGGCACGGAAGGATTAAAATGTGGTTAAGGATTACTTTATTGTTTATAAGCTATTATAAAGTATTCAAAATGAACTTAACAAAATGATTAATAAATATGCCCATAAATGAAAAAATAAATCTGGAATACATAATTAAGAATGAATCCTTTTTAACTGATCCTTTTCTTTCAACAGATAGATTCATTTCATATTGCAATGATTGCGGCATTGTAACATCAAAAGAACAATTAGAGCAATTTGAAAAGTTGGGAATTTTTTATCCTATTGCGCGTGTTCAGAATCCGAAAATAAAAATTAAAGTCGAATATATTAACGAAGGCAGTGCATATCGAGATTTAGGGCCATTGAAAGAAGGTGAAGATTGGTCAGGAGACACTAAAGAAAATTATGTTTATTTTTCATTTGGAGAAGATCCGAGTAACTGGTTAAAAGAAGGATTCTTATGGGAGCCGTCATCCAGACCTTTCCAAAAATGGAAGACATTTTTTGATGAAAATAGAAAAATGGAAAATTTCTATTCAATTTTTCAATGTTATAGCCTTTACAATCTAATCCAATCAACTGAATGTTGTCATATAGGGTTTGAATGGTGGGTCGATTATGATATTGAAACAATTAATAAATTGATAGAAAACATTTCAAGCTGGTCAAAATTAACTATTGACAGTTTAAAGAAAAATGGGATTAGAGGAGAAAAAGCTGTAATAATTTGTCAAATAATTTCAAATAGATATTTCCCCTTAACACAATCAGATAAGCGGACAATCCAAGTACCTGGATACGATAAATTTTATCATTATAAGAATTGGCATGAATATTGCCGTAACTGGGATGCTAAAAAAGTACTTTTAGATATCGGAATTGGCATTGATGAACTGAAACATTTACAAGAACTGACGGCTACATATGCTAATGATATTGATCCTTTGGAAATATGGTATGATCTTATCAATTTTGTTTCTATAGAAAAGAAGAAAAAATTGAAAGGTAAAGCCTTGTTTGCTCAAACTCTTCATTCGATGGAAAAAATGTTGCGATTTTTCTATGAAGACTTAACGGGCATAAAATTACCCTCTCCAGATGAATTGTATAATAATTGGAAAGAACGAAGATATGGAAAAGAGGTTACGAATGACGAATTGCAATATTTAGAATTTCTTGCCAATGAATACCATCTCAACCCAAGGCCTAAGTTAATTCTTGTAGTTGAGGGTAATGGGGAAGAAGAACAATTCCCTCGGCTTGCCAAAGAACTCTTTGGGATTTCTTTTTCAACATTAGGTATCGAAGTTATAAATATACATGGCATAGGGGGATTTGAAGGTGAAAAAAGTACGGAAAAATCTGGTGCTTTAGAGAAATTCATTGATGATTATCATTTTAGACAAACCATTGTTTTTGTAGTTTTAGATAATGAAGGACGCGTATTTAAAATTAAACACAAACTTATTGGTTT
It encodes the following:
- a CDS encoding nucleotidyltransferase — its product is MTTPRINIPKETIAEFCKKWKIREFAFFGSVLCDDFRPDSDIDVLVTFSEDAKHTLFDLIHMEKELKEIFGREVDIVSRRGIESSRNYIRKNAILSSAEAVYAA
- a CDS encoding PIN domain-containing protein, whose product is MKSPKRDMQQFLVDTNLFVAAIKNPEKKAGALDLILELISNREIHLVGNDLLLLEFDKYSEKFKSGTTTYLIEKLKDKMEVVEVGENYIKTCSQYITKNNIVDIIHAATCLQENAILITNDKHFDRISKENIIQVWNISSAIKNLL
- a CDS encoding formylmethanofuran dehydrogenase subunit B — its product is MVSKNIICPVCGASCDDIQVDYNGENINVKNACKMGNAKFHELVSHHRIREPQIKENGTFRKAQWNEALDRAAEILVNAKRPLLFMGSETSCEAMEVGLHIAEYLGAVVDSNATECHGPTAMGIQEAGRVGSTAGQPKQRGSLAIYWGTNPLESMPRHMSRYSVFPRGYWTKRGRFDRTIITVDPRRSITAEASDLHIQLKPNTDYELLSALLTLLHGKKPHPSVEEITGVPISTMEEMLGMMKSTNFGAIYVGLGIASSYGKHRNAELAFNLVKELNNHTKFVIGALRGHCNVAGFNQIASYLYGYPFGIDFARGFPRYNPGEYTSVDVLREKDVDAAFVMSADLVSHFPATCAEYLKEIPMACIDIAPCPTTLASDVVLPGVIDAMECDGTFYRLDDVPVYFQPFTKSPFGFTQSNEDTMKQLFEKIKRLR